From the Scophthalmus maximus strain ysfricsl-2021 chromosome 11, ASM2237912v1, whole genome shotgun sequence genome, one window contains:
- the crk gene encoding adapter molecule crk, whose amino-acid sequence MAGNFDAEDRGSWYWRRLSRQEAVSLLQGQRHGVFLVRDSITSPGDYVLSVSENSKVSHYIINSISNNRQSGPGLVLPRFRIGDQEFDALPALLEFYKIHYLDTTTLIEPINKSKYTSFVSVGPGGGPPPRLEDEYVRALFDFPGNDEEDLPFRKGDVLRVLEKPEEQWWNAQNSEGRAGMIPVPYVEKYRPASPSSAAGPGVPGGPPGGMGMLGNSDGSVAPPSTPLLGDPSQYAQPTPLPNLQNGPVYARAIQKRVPNAYDKTALALEVGDMVKVTKINVNGQWEGECKGKRGHFPFTHVKLLDQHNAEDELS is encoded by the exons ATGGCCGGGAATTTCGACGCGGAGGACCGCGGCAGCTGGTACTGGCGTCGGCTGAGCAGGCAGGAGGCTGTGTCCCTGCTGCAGGGGCAGCGGCACGGCGTGTTCCTGGTGCGCGACTCCATCACCAGCCCCGGCGACTACGTGCTGTCGGTGTCGGAGAACTCCAAAGTCTCGCATTACATAATCAACAGCATCAGCAACAACCGACAGTCCGGTCCAG GTTTGGTTCTTCCGAGGTTCCGTATCGGTGACCAGGAGTTTGACGCTCTCCCAGCCTTGCTAGAATTCTATAAAATACACTACTTAGACACCACCACCTTGATAGAACCCATCAACAAGTCCAAGTACACCTCCTTCGTCAGCGTCGGCCCCGGCGGGGGGCCCCCGCCGCGCCTGGAGGACGAGTACGTCCGGGCACTCTTCGACTTCCCGGGCAACGACGAGGAGGATCTCCCGTTCAGGAAGGGTGACGTTCTCCGGGTTCTGGAGAAGCCGGAGGAGCAGTGGTGGAATGCCCAGAACTCAGAGGGCCGAGCGGGGATGATACCAGTGCCGTATGTGGAGAAGTACCGGCCGGCGTCTCCGAGTTCAGCGGCGGGGCCTGGCGTTCCTGGGGGACCGCCGGGAGGCATGGGGATGCTAGGGAACTCTGACGGATCTGTGGCTCCGCCCAGCACTCCGCTTCTGGGAGACCCCAGCCAGTACGCCCAGCCCACCCCTCTCCCAAACCTCCAGAATGGACCTGTGTATGCCAGGGCCATACAGAAAAGGGTGCCCAATGCCTACGACAAGACTGCCCTGGCCTTGGAG gtGGGCGACATGGTGAAGGTGACCAAAATTAACGTGAACGGCCAGTGGGAGGGGGAATGTAAAGGCAAACGTGGCCACTTTCCCTTCACACACGTCAAACTGCTGGACCAGCACAATGCCGAGGACGAGCTCAGCTGA
- the ywhae1 gene encoding tyrosine 3-monooxygenase/tryptophan 5-monooxygenase activation protein, epsilon polypeptide 1 yields the protein MRVYAQYPDEVGRHFYNIPAQRCRWEGTPVIDSRCWTVRAADRPGTPPCFFTLNIRQFDLFATQPASPRAMDDRNDLVFQAKLAEQAERYDEMVVSMKNVAGMEGDLSVEERNLLSVAYKNVIGARRASWRIISSIEHREESKAGEEKLKMIQDYRQTVEKELKTICGDILDALERHLLPSAAVGESKVFYNKMKGDYHRYLAEFATGNERKDAAENSLVAYKTATDLAMSDLPPTHPIRLGLALNFSVFYYEILNSPDRACRLAKAAFDDAIAELDTLSEDCYKDSTLIMQLLRDNLTLWTSDMQGEGEEQNKEVLQDVEDDAQ from the exons ATGCGCGTATATGCGCAGTACCCGGATGAGGTTGGTCGCCATTTTTACAACATCCCAGCGCAGCGCTGCCGGTGGGAGGGAACACCAGTCATCGACTCTCGCTGTTGGACTGTACGAGCCGCCGACAGACCTGGCACGCCACCGTGTTTCTTCACGCTAAACATTCGCCAGTTCGACTTGTTCGCCACTCAGCCAGCATCCCCGCGCGCGATGGACGACAGAAACGACCTAGTGTTCCAGGCGAAGCTCGCCGAGCAGGCGGAGCGATACGACG AGATGGTGGTTTCTATGAAGAACGTGGCGGGCATGGAAGGCGATCTCTCGGTGGAAGAGAGGAACCTGCTGTCAGTGGCCTACAAGAACGTGATCGGAGCCCGGAGAGCCTCCTGGAGGATAATCAGCAGTATCGAACACAGGGAAGAGAGCAAGGCCGGAGAAGAGAAACTGAAGATGATCCAGGATTACAGGCAAACG GTTGAGAAGGAGCTGAAGACGATTTGTGGTGACATTCTGGATGCACTGGAAAGGCACCTactcccctctgctgctgtgggagAGTCCAAGGTCTTTTACAACAAAAT GAAGGGCGACTACCACAGGTACCTGGCAGAGTTTGCCACTGGCAACGAAAGAAAGGATGCGGCAGAGAACAGCCTGGTGGCCTACAAAACCGCTACCGACCTTGCCATGTCGGACCTGCCTCCCACGCACCCCATTCGCCTCGGCCTTGCCCTCAACTTTTCCGTCTTCTACTATGAGATCCTCAACTCACCTGACCGTGCATGCAG GTTGGCGAAGGCTGCATTTGATGACGCCATCGCAGAACTGGACACATTGAGTGAAGATTGCTACAAGGACTCCACACTTATCATGCAGTTGTTACGTGACAACCTGACACTATGGACTTCAGATATGCAGGGAGAAG GTGAAGAACAGAATAAAGAGGTACTGCAAGACGTTGAAGATGACGCCCAGTGA